In a single window of the Acyrthosiphon pisum isolate AL4f chromosome X, pea_aphid_22Mar2018_4r6ur, whole genome shotgun sequence genome:
- the LOC100571318 gene encoding uncharacterized protein LOC100571318 produces the protein MSKCLNNDSKIQMRLNIKRHRQKLLQYLENTNDTVLKPKIKLISNDIEKSNLNHNVNRKTRSSITVKQLQPNVKVKTKEEPLSNFELKLEPLPNIKIKDLEPSSDSIKKLREQLIKEELYDGLSSEENGDNSSDISVGTTEHFQLHNENDFNNSSIIEVGKYDGQEQLASDKSKEKYMDYNCDSDNPLLDINYPPTTKRKIMISKKPKDRDKHNAKEREFRKVIAKRFRILAKCCSYLNTSRRVPSKISILLAAKKECDLLGHFNKKMEREKMYWLEANANLKNTINELMMDRL, from the exons atgtcaaagtgCCTAAACAATGATAGCAAAATACAAATGAGACTTAATATTAAACGGCATCGACAAAAACTTCTTCAATATTTAGAGAATACTAATGATACTGTTTTAAAgcctaaaatcaaattaatttcaaatgatATAGAAAAATCTAATTTGAATCACAATGTTAACAGAAAAACCAGATCAAGTATTACTGTGAAACAACTTCAGCCTAATgtcaaagtaaaaacaaaagaagAGCCTttgtcaaattttgaattaaaactagAACCTTtaccaaacattaaaataaaagacCTTGAACCTTCATCCGACAGCATAAAAAAACTCAGAGAACAATTAATTAAAGAAGAACTATATGACGGTTTGAGTTCTGAAGAAAATGGTGACAATAGTTCTGATATTTCTGTTGGAACTAcggaacattttcaattacataATGAGAATGACTTTAACAATTCAAGCATTATAGAAGTAGGTAAATATGATGGACAAGAACAACTGGCCAGTGACAAAAgtaaagaaaaat ATATGGATTATAACTGTGACAGTGATAATCCTTTATTGGATATCAACTACCCACCCACCACAAagagaaaaataatgatttcaaaaaaaCCTAAAGACAGGGATAAACACAATGCCAAGGAACGAGAATTCCGAAAAGTTATAGCCAAAAGGTTTCGAATTCTAGCAAAATGTTGTAGTTATTTGAACACCAGTAGACGCGTGCCATCAAAAATTAGCATACTTTTGGCTGCTAAAAAAGAATGCGATTTGTTAGGACATTTTAACAAGAAAATGGAAagagaaaaaatgtattggctCGAAGCAAATGCAAATctgaaaaatactataaatgaaTTGATGATGGATAGGTTATAG
- the LOC107883179 gene encoding PHD finger protein 14-like isoform X1: MQSDCCLVYKRSSERDHYINSSINSESDSGDSNFTIAAGFMTPTEDNSIKVNLRKKEDNIHVCSICLGDAGDDVNELIHFDECAISIHESCYGVCDSGSVNSSVSSCSTKSWFCEAIVKQALKILLVNYVLILMYMTYLFNCSMTCGRFLFQFADQHTQKTM; this comes from the exons ATGCAATCTGACTGTTGTCTAGTATATAAAAGGAGCTCCGAGAGAGATCACTATATTAATAGCTCGATTAATAGTGAATCCGATTCTGGAGATTCAAATTTCACTATTGCTGCAG GTTTCATGACACCCACTGAAGATAATTCTATTAAG gtgaatttaagaaaaaaagaaGATAACATTCATGTTTGCAGCATTTGCTTAGGTGATGCCGGTGATGATGTAaatgaattaatacattttgatgaaTGTGCTATATCAATTCATGAAA gtTGCTATGGTGTTTGTGATTCTGGAAGTGTAAATTCATCCGTTTCATCATGTTCTACCAAATCATGGTTTTGTGAAGCTATTGTAAAGCAGGCATTGAAAATCTTACTTGTGAATTATGTCCTTATTTtg ATGTACATGACGTATTTGTTCAACTGCAGCATGACATGCGGGCGTTTCTTATTCCAGTTTGCGGACCAACACACACAAAAAACCATGTGA
- the LOC107883179 gene encoding PHD finger protein 14-like isoform X2 → MQSDCCLVYKRSSERDHYINSSINSESDSGDSNFTIAAGFMTPTEDNSIKVNLRKKEDNIHVCSICLGDAGDDVNELIHFDECAISIHESCYGVCDSGSVNSSVSSCSTKSWFCEAIVKQALKILLVNYVLILFADQHTQKTM, encoded by the exons ATGCAATCTGACTGTTGTCTAGTATATAAAAGGAGCTCCGAGAGAGATCACTATATTAATAGCTCGATTAATAGTGAATCCGATTCTGGAGATTCAAATTTCACTATTGCTGCAG GTTTCATGACACCCACTGAAGATAATTCTATTAAG gtgaatttaagaaaaaaagaaGATAACATTCATGTTTGCAGCATTTGCTTAGGTGATGCCGGTGATGATGTAaatgaattaatacattttgatgaaTGTGCTATATCAATTCATGAAA gtTGCTATGGTGTTTGTGATTCTGGAAGTGTAAATTCATCCGTTTCATCATGTTCTACCAAATCATGGTTTTGTGAAGCTATTGTAAAGCAGGCATTGAAAATCTTACTTGTGAATTATGTCCTTATTTtg TTTGCGGACCAACACACACAAAAAACCATGTGA